ttttatttattattagtaaTTTATAAAGTTTGATATTAAATACAAATAGTATAATAAGATAGTTTCTTTTAGTATTATgttgataaagaaaatatgatcATACCGTTCACACTTCTAAGtactttttttagtttgtcacTTATTGGTAACATTTTTGATCGATCAATAAGTATATGGTTATTGTAAAAAGACAATAatagttgattttgatttatacaGCTAAAATAGCTATTGATTATGTCTGGATTCATAAGATATTAAAACCCTTGACTAGATAACATTCTTAAATGGAAattgcatctttttttttttttaaatgaaagaGATAGCATTCTTGACATTTgacaaaaaagcaaaagcagaagattttttagtttagaaaACATAAGATTTTTAATTAGAGAATCTATACAATCTTCAATATTGAATCTATACGATCTTCAAAAATTCAAgtctttcttatatatattttttttccggCAAAAAGGATACAGATGAAGATCATGCCATTTGTTTTAGAATCTTGTTTCTATTAAAGTTCAAAAAATAGACCGGACAAAGTTATAAATTAGGATTATATAAAACAGATATGGATATGAATCGCCATAATAAGCATTAAACCTCCATATTGAGTAATTGACTAATttacaaagataaaaaatCTGCAAAAAGGTATGCATTTACAAGAATAGCCGATTCTATTCATGtcaaatttacaaatatataagaatACAAATCCCCTAAACACATCTTAACCAATTActcaacaaaagagaagaaaatgacatCTCTAACAACTCAAACCCTAATCATcaccatttttcttcttacaatCCCAACATCCTTCGCATCACCACCATCACTCGAAGACGTTTTCGCACAATGCGTCACCGATTTTAAACcttcaaatccaaaatccCCAATCCAAAACTACATATACACTCAACGAAGCCCTAATTTCCTCACAATCCTTAACAACTACGTCCGTAACCTTCGTTACTTCAACAACATGACACGTAAACCCGTAGCGATTGTAGCTGCCGCGGATGTCACTCACATCCAGGCTACAATCACTTGTGCCAAGAAACTCGGCCTCCAGCTCCGGATCCGCAGTGGAGGACATGACTACGACGGTATGTCGTATTTATCAACCATTGATTTCGTTGTCCTAGACATGTTCAATCTCCGGTCTATCAATATAGATCCTAAACTCGACACCGCGTGGGTCCAATCCGGTGCTACGCTTGGAGAGATCTACTACGGAGTCGCCAACAAAAGCAATGACCTCCGTGGATTTCCTGCCGGAATCTGTCCTGGTTTAGGCGCTGGTGGACATTTTAGCGGTGGAGGTTACGGAAACATGATGAGGAAATACGGTTTATCGATCGATAACATTATAGACGCTAAGATCGTTGACGCTAAAGGAAGAGTTTTGGACCGGAGCTCAATGGGAGAAGATCTTTTCTGGGCCTTACGTGGTGGTGGAGCTGCTAGTTTCTGTGTTGTCTTAGCTTGGAAGATTAAGCTTGTTCCGGTTCCAGCTAAAGTCACAGTCTTTAACATTGAAACGTTTGGAAACACAGGAAGCGTGAACACCACGGAACTTGTAGCCAAATGGCAAGAGATCGCAGACAAGATTGACAATGATCTGTTCATAAGATTAACTTTAGGCTCAAGCAACAAAACCGTGAAGGCTTCTTTCATGGGAATGTACCTCGGAAACTCATCGAATCTTCTAGAAATCATGAACGCGAAATTCCCTGAGCTTGGTCTGATCAAAAGAGAGTGTATTGAAATGAAATGGATCGAATCGGTTCTGTTCTGGCTCGGTATCCCACCCGGTACAGCACCAACAACGAGTATGCTAAACCGGATCCCACAAAAGCAAATCTACCTCAAGAGAAAATCCGATTACGTCCAAAAACCGATTTCACGAACCGGTTTAGAGTCAATATTCAAGATCATGACAGAGAACGAGAACGTCACAATGGCTTTTAACCCTTACGGAGGGAGGATGAGTGAGATTCCATCGACCGAGACCGCTTTCCCTCACAGAGCAGGAAACATGTTCAAGATTCAGTACGCAGCAAACTGGTTCGTGCCAGGTGAAGCAGTGGCTAAAGATTGCTTGAGCCAGACAGAAAGATTGTTCGAGGCAATGAGCCCTTACGTGTCAAAGAATCCAAGAGAGGCGTTTTTGAACTATAGAGACGTTGACATTGGAAAGAGCTTAAACTCAACGTACGAGGAAGGTAAAGTGTACGGATTTAAGTATTTTAAGGATAACTTCGAGAAATTGGTTAAGATCAAGAGCAGAGTTGATCCCGACAACTTTTTCCGGTACGAGCAGAGCATTCCAGTGCTCTCCAGCCACTAGAGAGACTAGAGACACACTTCTATTAACAATTGCtaccaaaatttatatttaaatgttAACATGCAAGAAGTAGTACTATAACTATTTGATGTAAAATGCGAAGAGTTAATTTGAGCTCTCTGTTTTTATCGAATTCAGACTTAAACCTGTGTCTTGGATTAGAAGATGAGGAAGTAGTCATTTGTTCTCCTGTATATGTACTttcaaaacttatatttaCATTATATGACAAGAAATTTAtaccttttctttattttcactCCAGTAAGAAATGTGTTGGAATTGTTATTTGTAGTTTTGAAGACAAAATTCACCAGTGAGTGATAAACTGATAAtggaaaagaacaaagaaaccagtttttaactatttgcatatgtaatttatttgttgcaaattatatttagttaaaatgtttcctctatttatatatatatcagtcAAGCACTATGTATAAGAAATGtcaatttataaatttttacatGTCCTTtaacagaaagaaaatgaatttttacATGTCATTCATAGAGAGTCACTCgtttatttcttatatagaGAATAACACACTCACATGCATATGCATGCAATATGATACATTTTATGACAAAGATAATCAACGGAAACGGTCAAGACATAATTTGATAAACAACTTGCACGATGCACAGATCTGATCAAATATATAACTCTTTaacatatccaaaatattcaaaaagaaaaactcgaTCCAAACTAGCAACATCACGCTCACGCGTAGgctaaaaatttattaatctCCAAAAGTCTTTCTTATGAACACTGCAAACACAACAACTTGAAAAGTCATATAGGTTTAGATGATGACGCGTATTGGCTATCGCTTACCGGAGTGGCTCATAAATACAATAAACAATACGTAAAAGTCAAAGTCAAATATATTTAGTCAACTATAACCATTAATCGGGCAAAACCTTTAGCTGTCAAAACAACGTGAAAACgatatttgtatatatcatCAAGAATCAGTAGATAAGAGAATGATTTAATCCCCTGACTATTACAATTTTGGTGTAATAAACAGTCTCTATTggtttttattctttgttttaatttctcATGACCTATAGAGAGAATTAGGTAGTTTCGAAAATTGGCTAATCAACTTTTGAAAACTACTGTCTACTTTGCTTAAATTCTCTACACTTAGTTTCGGATAAGATAATTGTCGGACTAATAGTTAATCCCTTGACAATCTTTGATATTATAAAAGGTTTAGTTAATCTCttctctatataaatattcatacaCCAgctttcaaaaatatataatccaaacaccaaaaacaaaatggagaaATTGCTCGTGATCTCTTTGCTACTACTGATCTCAACATCAGTTACAACTTCACAATCCGTGACCGATCCAATAGCTTTCCTCCGATGTCTCGATAGACAACCAACGGACCCAACAAGTCCTAACTCCGCCGTTGCTTACATCCCAACAAACTCTTCTTTCACCACTGTCCTCCGCAGCCGTATACCTAACCTCCGTTTCGACAAACCCACTACTCCAAAACCCATCTCCGTGGTGGCTGCCGCCACGTGGACACACATACAAGCTGCTGTAGGATGCGCACGTGAGCTCTCTCTCCAAGTCAGGATCAGAAGTGGTGGCCACGACTTCGAAGGACTCTCTTACACTTCCACCGTCCCTTTCTTTGTTCTCGACATGTTCGGTTTTAAAACCGTGGACGTAAATCTCACCGAGAGAACGGCTTGGGTTGATTCTGGTGCTACCCTCGGAGAGCTTTACTATAGAATCTCTGAGAAGAGCAATGTTCTTGGATTTCCGGCGGGTTTGTCTACCACATTGGGCGTTGGTGGACACTTTAGCGGCGGAGGATACGGTAATCTGATGAGAAAGTATGGTTTGTCGGTGGATAACGTTTTCGGCTCCGGGATCGTTGATTCGAACGGAAATATCTTCACCGATCGGGTTTCGATGGGGGAAGACCGTTTTTGGGCGATTCGTGGAGGTGGTGCAGCGAGCTACGGTGTTGTCCTCGGCTACAAGATCCAGCTAGTACCGGTGCCTGAGAAAGTTACGGTTTTTAAAGTCGGAAAAACTGTCGGAGAAGGAGCCGTTGATCTTATAATGAAGTGGCAGAGTTTTGCTCATAGTACGGATCGGAATTTGTTCGTGAGGTTAACTTTGACTTTAGTCAACGGTACGAAGCCTGGTGAGAATACGGTTTTAGCGACTTTCATTGGGATGTATTTAGGCCGGTCGGATAAGCTGTTGACCGTGATGAACCGGGATTTCCCGGagttgaagctgaagaaaaCCGATTGTACCGAGATGAGATGGATCGATTCGGTTCTGTTTTGGGACGATTATCCGGTTGGTACACCGACTTCTGTGCTACTAAATCCGCTAGTCGCAAAAAAGTTGTTCATGAAACGAAAATCGGACTACGTGAAGCGTCTGATTTCGAGAACCGATCTCGGTTTGATACTCAAGAAATTGGTAGAGGTTGAGAAAGTTAAAATGAATTGGAATCCGTATGGAGGAAGGATGGGTGAGATCCCGAGTTCGAGGACACCATTCCCACATAGAGCAGGCAATTTGTTCAACATTGAGTATATCATAGACTGGTCAGAAGCTGGAGATAATGTGGAGAAGAAATATTTGGCACTCGCGAATGAATTTTATAGATTCATGACCCCGTACGTGTCTAGTAATCCGAGGGAGGCGTTTTTGAATTACCGTGATCTTGACATAGGGTCAAGTGTTAAGTCTACGTACCAGGAAGGTAAAATCTACGGGGCTAAATATTTCAAGGAGAATTTCGAGAGATTAGTGGATATTAAAACCACGATTGATGCGGAAAACTTTTGGAAAAACGAACAAAGCATTCCGGTTAGAAGATAATACGTACGAGATGAATGTTGTGAGTTGTGAAGTTATGATCCTGtgacatgaaaagaaaagaaagaaatgtattaaaatctttggtttgatatattgttattaaatgtaatatgaaacatatataccaaaataaagTTGTATCATGAAGTATATATAGTTAACGAACAAAATCGACATACATTACTAATTGTGCtgatccatttttaaaatgttacaaatAAATATCCTAAAAAACTCACTGTCATGACGACCGCTACCACCATCTTAAACACCATCAAGAAGTGTTTTCGTTTATTTCTTACATGACAGGATAAGTATAACACACTCACATGCACGTAAAGATATGTATACATTCATTGACCAAGACATTCAACGTTTCTCTCAATAATCAATACTAACGGACAACGCGGGATTTAATAAAACAAGACTTGCACGATACACAAATCTGATCAAATTCATATTCCTTAATTTACCCTATTAAAAAAGGTTCGATCCGTACAAACATATCTAATAATCTCCTAAATTTTGCATATGAACACTGTAAACAATAAACTTTGAAAAGTCATATATGTAGATAATGACGCGTTTTGGCTATCACGTACCGTATGCTCAAGTCaaagtcaaatatatatagtctaCTCTAATATTCAATCCGGATAATATCTTTGGCTAGAATAGAACGcgtgaaacaaaaattgttaactGAACGAATGAAAACCTTGGATTACCAAAAAAGGATTGCTTACAGAAGTGTACTATTATACAGTATATATACTATTaccaagtttcttttttcttttcctttggCGCAGACATTAGTGTACaaaattaatccaccgttAAATACAAGAAGAGATTtcaatatacaaaagaaaatcaaagaaaataggACTGAttgcattttaaatttttttgccAGATGATTGATTACagaaatatactataataagattaataaataattcattgAACAGATAAGAACCTTGGACTTAAATCCTACctatataaacacacacaacataagcttacaaaatatataatccaTACTCCCTAAAATagacatcaaaacaaaaatggaaaaattacTCATAATTTGCATGTTACTAATCTCAGTTTTAGTTGCAACTTCACAGTCGCAAACCGATCCAGAGACATTCCTCCGATGTCTCGTAAGAGAAGGATCAAACCCACAGGTTTTCATCTCCGACGTCACCTACATC
This sequence is a window from Arabidopsis thaliana chromosome 1 sequence. Protein-coding genes within it:
- a CDS encoding FAD-binding Berberine family protein (FAD-binding Berberine family protein; FUNCTIONS IN: electron carrier activity, oxidoreductase activity, FAD binding, catalytic activity; LOCATED IN: endomembrane system; CONTAINS InterPro DOMAIN/s: FAD-binding, type 2 (InterPro:IPR016166), Berberine/berberine-like (InterPro:IPR012951), FAD linked oxidase, N-terminal (InterPro:IPR006094); BEST Arabidopsis thaliana protein match is: FAD-binding Berberine family protein (TAIR:AT1G30730.1); Has 3969 Blast hits to 3939 proteins in 594 species: Archae - 30; Bacteria - 1573; Metazoa - 1; Fungi - 1535; Plants - 718; Viruses - 0; Other Eukaryotes - 112 (source: NCBI BLink).), producing the protein MEKLLVISLLLLISTSVTTSQSVTDPIAFLRCLDRQPTDPTSPNSAVAYIPTNSSFTTVLRSRIPNLRFDKPTTPKPISVVAAATWTHIQAAVGCARELSLQVRIRSGGHDFEGLSYTSTVPFFVLDMFGFKTVDVNLTERTAWVDSGATLGELYYRISEKSNVLGFPAGLSTTLGVGGHFSGGGYGNLMRKYGLSVDNVFGSGIVDSNGNIFTDRVSMGEDRFWAIRGGGAASYGVVLGYKIQLVPVPEKVTVFKVGKTVGEGAVDLIMKWQSFAHSTDRNLFVRLTLTLVNGTKPGENTVLATFIGMYLGRSDKLLTVMNRDFPELKLKKTDCTEMRWIDSVLFWDDYPVGTPTSVLLNPLVAKKLFMKRKSDYVKRLISRTDLGLILKKLVEVEKVKMNWNPYGGRMGEIPSSRTPFPHRAGNLFNIEYIIDWSEAGDNVEKKYLALANEFYRFMTPYVSSNPREAFLNYRDLDIGSSVKSTYQEGKIYGAKYFKENFERLVDIKTTIDAENFWKNEQSIPVRR
- a CDS encoding FAD-binding Berberine family protein (FAD-binding Berberine family protein; FUNCTIONS IN: electron carrier activity, oxidoreductase activity, FAD binding, catalytic activity; LOCATED IN: endomembrane system; EXPRESSED IN: 6 plant structures; EXPRESSED DURING: L mature pollen stage, M germinated pollen stage, 4 anthesis, C globular stage; CONTAINS InterPro DOMAIN/s: FAD-binding, type 2 (InterPro:IPR016166), Berberine/berberine-like (InterPro:IPR012951), FAD linked oxidase, N-terminal (InterPro:IPR006094); BEST Arabidopsis thaliana protein match is: FAD-binding Berberine family protein (TAIR:AT1G34575.1); Has 4130 Blast hits to 4048 proteins in 606 species: Archae - 32; Bacteria - 1677; Metazoa - 0; Fungi - 1597; Plants - 684; Viruses - 0; Other Eukaryotes - 140 (source: NCBI BLink).), with the protein product MTSLTTQTLIITIFLLTIPTSFASPPSLEDVFAQCVTDFKPSNPKSPIQNYIYTQRSPNFLTILNNYVRNLRYFNNMTRKPVAIVAAADVTHIQATITCAKKLGLQLRIRSGGHDYDGMSYLSTIDFVVLDMFNLRSINIDPKLDTAWVQSGATLGEIYYGVANKSNDLRGFPAGICPGLGAGGHFSGGGYGNMMRKYGLSIDNIIDAKIVDAKGRVLDRSSMGEDLFWALRGGGAASFCVVLAWKIKLVPVPAKVTVFNIETFGNTGSVNTTELVAKWQEIADKIDNDLFIRLTLGSSNKTVKASFMGMYLGNSSNLLEIMNAKFPELGLIKRECIEMKWIESVLFWLGIPPGTAPTTSMLNRIPQKQIYLKRKSDYVQKPISRTGLESIFKIMTENENVTMAFNPYGGRMSEIPSTETAFPHRAGNMFKIQYAANWFVPGEAVAKDCLSQTERLFEAMSPYVSKNPREAFLNYRDVDIGKSLNSTYEEGKVYGFKYFKDNFEKLVKIKSRVDPDNFFRYEQSIPVLSSH